The following coding sequences lie in one Sedimentibacter sp. MB35-C1 genomic window:
- a CDS encoding DNA mismatch repair protein MutS, producing MTENTIKNIDMNYIFNEVRPITEYGIKKKREAKPFRKGQEADLKKEFNKIRAFIESPRRRDIIDVLKHIKNIYETLERTKHNQVLDEVELFEIKNFQIQTEKMEKYLKTLSIDDLKLTPIPQLYKLLDPANERMNTFYIYDDYSEKLKSIRDEKKAAEKNIGVLKKAIKEEVEKKYGIKLNLKDEITISKSEQEKAEEFSNDANLRICGENYLNIIFKIKNNSEIDELEKRMEILKNEEDDEEFKVRQKISKEIKGYYDLIMSNINIIGETDYLIARANFAQKTRSVEPEIVHELEITIKSGRNLKLEKSLKEKRKEYMPIDVSLRKNVACITGANMGGKTVSLRMIGQIAALAGYGMFVPCEYAKLCLFDHIFISVGDDQSIEKGLSTFGAEIVNLKEALEYSAERCLILIDELAGGTNPKEGYAITKAVVKYLKSKSCITVLTTHYDNVANDEDVQNLQVAGLTLPDSDDLFKINNIEQISKYMDYRLIEVKYKNDIPKDAIKIARMAGIPEEVINDAENYL from the coding sequence ATGACAGAAAACACAATTAAAAATATAGATATGAACTATATCTTTAATGAGGTTAGGCCTATAACCGAATATGGTATCAAAAAAAAGCGGGAAGCAAAGCCTTTTAGGAAAGGTCAAGAGGCAGACCTTAAAAAAGAGTTCAATAAAATCAGGGCATTTATTGAAAGCCCTAGAAGGCGTGATATCATTGATGTGCTCAAACATATAAAAAACATATATGAAACATTGGAGCGAACGAAGCATAATCAGGTATTAGATGAAGTTGAATTGTTTGAAATAAAAAATTTCCAAATTCAAACGGAAAAAATGGAGAAATATTTAAAAACATTATCCATTGACGATTTAAAATTAACGCCCATACCGCAGCTTTACAAGCTTTTAGATCCTGCCAATGAAAGAATGAACACATTTTATATTTATGATGATTATTCTGAAAAACTAAAATCTATAAGAGATGAAAAAAAGGCTGCTGAAAAAAATATTGGAGTGCTTAAAAAAGCAATAAAGGAAGAAGTAGAAAAAAAATACGGCATAAAGCTAAACCTCAAGGATGAAATAACCATAAGCAAATCGGAACAGGAAAAGGCAGAAGAGTTTTCAAATGATGCTAATTTAAGAATATGCGGAGAAAATTACTTAAATATTATTTTTAAAATTAAAAACAATTCAGAAATAGACGAGCTTGAGAAGAGGATGGAAATTTTGAAGAATGAAGAAGATGATGAAGAGTTCAAAGTTCGTCAAAAAATTTCCAAGGAAATAAAAGGATATTATGACTTAATAATGAGCAACATTAATATCATAGGAGAAACGGACTATCTCATAGCAAGAGCAAATTTTGCTCAGAAAACAAGGTCTGTTGAACCTGAAATTGTTCATGAGCTTGAAATAACAATTAAATCTGGCAGAAACCTGAAACTTGAAAAATCATTGAAGGAAAAGCGTAAGGAGTATATGCCCATAGATGTGAGTTTAAGGAAAAATGTCGCCTGTATAACCGGCGCAAACATGGGAGGAAAGACTGTAAGTCTTAGGATGATAGGACAGATTGCTGCATTAGCCGGGTATGGAATGTTTGTACCTTGCGAGTATGCCAAACTTTGTCTTTTTGACCATATATTCATATCTGTAGGTGATGATCAGTCCATTGAAAAAGGCTTGAGTACATTTGGTGCGGAAATTGTTAATTTAAAGGAAGCGCTGGAATACTCGGCGGAAAGGTGCCTGATTCTCATAGATGAGCTGGCCGGAGGCACAAATCCCAAAGAAGGATATGCTATTACAAAGGCTGTTGTTAAGTATCTGAAAAGTAAAAGCTGCATAACAGTGTTGACAACCCATTACGACAATGTGGCTAATGATGAAGATGTGCAGAATCTCCAGGTTGCGGGATTAACTCTTCCTGACAGCGATGATTTGTTCAAAATAAACAATATAGAGCAGATTTCAAAATATATGGATTACAGACTAATTGAGGTCAAATATAAAAATGATATACCTAAGGATGCCATTAAGATAGCTAGAATGGCAGGCATACCTGAAGAAGTGATAAATGATGCAGAAAATTATTTATAG
- a CDS encoding lysine 5,6-aminomutase subunit alpha yields the protein MDSKLNLSPELIDSARSAAASIAEETQQFIDKNTTVTVERTVARLMGVDGVDEIDKPLPNVLIDSIKEGGGLSRGAAFWIGNAMVHTGKTPQEIAEAVSAGEIEITKLPIADENKIMDAVYETAKKMVERVRLTRAKREEYLNTIGEGKKPYLYVIVATGNIYEDVIQAQAAARQGADVIAVIRTTAQSLLDYVPYGPTTEGFGGTFATQENFRLMRKALDEVGEEVGRYIRVCNYCSGLCMPEIAAMGAMERLDVMLNDALYGILFRDINMQRTLVDQYFSRIINGFAGIIINTGEDNYLTTSDAVEEAHTVLASQFINEQFALKAGLPEEQMGLGHAFEMNPALENGFLFELAQAQMAREIFPDAPLKYMPPTKFMTGNIFRGHLQDALFNLISIWTHQGIQLLGMPTEAIHTPHLQDRMLSIENAQYIFNNARSIGDEIEYKKDGIIQKRAQEVLEKAESLLKDIEKEGIFSTIEQGKFGGVKRAFTGGKGLEGVIEKHEKYFNPFIDLMLGGAK from the coding sequence ATGGATAGCAAGTTAAACTTAAGCCCTGAGCTCATTGACAGCGCGCGTTCAGCTGCCGCAAGCATAGCAGAAGAGACGCAGCAGTTTATAGACAAAAACACTACTGTTACTGTTGAAAGAACTGTGGCAAGGCTAATGGGCGTTGACGGAGTGGACGAAATTGACAAACCGCTTCCCAACGTGCTGATTGACAGCATTAAAGAGGGTGGTGGATTATCCAGAGGAGCAGCATTTTGGATAGGTAATGCAATGGTGCATACCGGCAAGACTCCTCAGGAGATAGCTGAAGCGGTAAGTGCGGGAGAAATAGAAATTACAAAGCTTCCCATTGCCGATGAAAATAAAATTATGGATGCAGTCTATGAAACCGCAAAGAAAATGGTTGAAAGAGTGAGACTCACCAGAGCAAAAAGAGAAGAATATTTAAATACAATCGGCGAAGGTAAAAAGCCATATTTATATGTAATTGTTGCTACGGGAAATATTTATGAAGATGTTATCCAGGCACAGGCTGCTGCCAGACAAGGCGCTGACGTTATAGCTGTTATAAGAACCACGGCACAAAGTCTTTTGGACTATGTTCCATACGGACCAACAACAGAAGGATTCGGAGGAACTTTTGCAACTCAGGAAAACTTCAGATTAATGAGAAAAGCTCTGGATGAGGTGGGCGAAGAGGTAGGAAGATACATACGTGTCTGCAACTACTGTTCGGGACTATGCATGCCTGAGATAGCCGCAATGGGTGCAATGGAACGGCTTGACGTAATGCTTAATGATGCTCTTTACGGCATACTGTTCAGAGATATAAACATGCAGAGAACATTGGTGGATCAGTATTTTTCAAGAATAATAAATGGTTTTGCAGGAATAATTATCAACACTGGAGAGGACAATTACCTGACTACGTCAGATGCTGTAGAAGAGGCTCATACGGTGCTGGCATCTCAGTTTATAAATGAGCAATTTGCTCTTAAAGCAGGGCTGCCTGAGGAACAAATGGGACTTGGCCATGCATTTGAAATGAATCCTGCTTTAGAAAATGGATTTTTGTTTGAACTTGCTCAGGCACAGATGGCTAGAGAAATATTCCCTGATGCCCCTCTTAAATACATGCCTCCTACAAAGTTCATGACAGGTAACATATTCCGCGGACATTTGCAGGATGCTTTATTCAACCTGATATCCATATGGACCCATCAGGGAATTCAGCTTTTGGGTATGCCTACGGAAGCAATTCATACACCGCATCTTCAGGATAGAATGCTGTCCATTGAAAATGCGCAATATATATTCAACAATGCCAGGAGTATAGGTGATGAAATAGAATATAAAAAAGACGGTATAATTCAGAAAAGAGCACAGGAAGTTCTTGAAAAAGCTGAAAGCCTTCTGAAGGATATTGAAAAAGAGGGAATATTCAGCACTATTGAACAGGGAAAATTTGGAGGAGTTAAAAGAGCATTTACAGGCGGAAAAGGTCTGGAAGGTGTTATTGAAAAACATGAAAAATACTTTAACCCGTTCATAGATTTGATGTTAGGGGGTGCAAAGTAA